The following coding sequences lie in one Arachis ipaensis cultivar K30076 chromosome B03, Araip1.1, whole genome shotgun sequence genomic window:
- the LOC107631245 gene encoding LOW QUALITY PROTEIN: NADH dehydrogenase [ubiquinone] iron-sulfur protein 1, mitochondrial (The sequence of the model RefSeq protein was modified relative to this genomic sequence to represent the inferred CDS: substituted 1 base at 1 genomic stop codon) — translation MGLGLLSSKAMRPTSRLLNSQNPRNIFIRTIVSKPELQKPEAAQAQAPPPDLPPRTPVAGARVHFPNPEDAIEVFVDGYPVKIPKGMTVLQACEVAGVDIPRFCYHSRLSIAGNCRMCLVEVEKSPKPVASCAMPALPGMKIKTDTPVAKKAREGVMEFLLMNHPLDCPICDQGGECDLQDQSMAFGSDRGRFTEMKRSVVDKNLGPLVKTVMTRCIQCTRCVRFATEVAGVQDLGMLGRGSGEEIGTYVEKLMTSELSGNVIDICPVGALTSKPFAFKARNXELKGTESIDVTDAVGSNIRIDSRGPEVMRILPRLNEDINEEWISDKTRFCYDGLKRQRLNDPMIRGPDGRFKSVSWRDALAVVAEVAHKVEPEEIVGIAGKLSDAESMIALKDFVNKMGSNNVWCEGIGENTSADLRSGYIMNTSIAGLENADVFLLVGTQPRVEAAMVNARIRTTVRATQAKVGYIGPATDFNYDHQHLGTGPQTLLEIAEGHHPFSKTISNAKNPVIIVGAGIFERKDQDAIFAAIETIAKQGKVVRPDWNGLNVLLLHAAQAAALDLGLVPQSEKSLESAKFVYLMGADDINLDKIPADSFVVYQGHHGDKSVYRANIILPAAAFSEKEGTYENTEGCTQQTLPAVPTVGDSRDDWKIIRALSEVSGIDLPYDSVGAVRARIKIVAPNLLRQDEREPATLPSSLRPTFNTKMDTTAFGTAVENFYMTDAITRASKIMAQCSALLKK, via the exons ATGGGGCTGGGCTTGTTATCTTCAAAGGCCATGAGACCCACCTCAAGGCTACTCAATTCTCAAAACCCTAGGAACATCTTCATCCGCACCATTGTCTCCAAGCCCGAGCTCCAAAAGCCCGAAGCTGCCCAGGCCCAGGCCCCTCCCCCGGATCTTCCGCCCCGGACCCCCGTTGCCGGCGCTAGGGTACACTTCCCTAACCCGGAGGACGCCATCGAGGTGTTCGTGGATGGGTACCCGGTGAAAATCCCCAAGGGCATGACTGTCCTTCAGGCCTGTGAGGTTGCCGGCGTCGACATTCCCCGCTTCTGTTACCACAGCCGCCTCTCCATTGCCGGTAACTGCCGCATGTGTCTTGTCGAGGTCGAGAAGTCTCCCAAGCCTGTTGCTTCTTGCGCCATGCCTGCTCTTCCTG GAATGAAAATTAAGACCGACACACCTGTTGCAAAGAAAGCTAGAGAAGGAGTGATGGAGTTTTTATTGATGAACCATCCACTAGATTGCCCAATTTGTGATCAAGGTGGGGAATGTGATCTTCAGGATCAGTCAATGGCTTTTGGTTCTGATCGTGGTCGGTTCACTGAAATGAAGAGATCTGTGGTAGATAAGAACCTTGGACCTTTGGTGAAGACTGTGATGACTCGTTGCATTCAATGTACAAG GTGTGTTAGGTTTGCAACAGAGGTTGCTGGGGTTCAGGATCTTGGCATGTTAGGTCGTGGCAGTGGAGAGGAGATTGGGACATATGTTGAGAAACTTATGACAAGTGAACTTTCTGGAAACGTGATAGATATCTGTCCTGTTGGAGCACTCACGTCGAAACCTTTTGCTTTTAAAGCCCGAAATTAGGAATTGAAGGGAACAGAAAGCATTGATGTTACTGATGCCGTTGGATCCAATATTCGAATTGACAGCAGAGGACCTGAAGTCATGCGTATTCTCCCTCGTCTAAATGAG GACATAAATGAAGAATGGATTTCAGACAAGACCCGCTTTTGTTATGATGGTTTGAAGAGGCAGAGGTTAAATGACCCTATGATTCGTGGTCCTGATGGACGTTTTAAGTCTGTCAGCTGGCGCGATGCCCTTGCTGTGGTAGCTGAGGTTGCCCACAAAGTTGAACCAGAAGAAATTGTTGGAATAGCTGGCAAACTTTCCGATGCTGAGTCCATGATTGCACTAAAAGATTTTGTAAATAAGATGGGATCAAATAATGTGTGGTGTGAAGGCATTGGTGAAAATACTAGTGCAGATTTGAGATCGGGATATATTATGAATACTAGCATTGCTGGTCTTGAGAATGCAGATGTCTTTCTGTTGGTTGGTACCCAG CCAAGGGTGGAAGCTGCTATGGTTAATGCCAGAATACGCACGACTGTCAGAGCAACTCAAGCCAAGGTTGGGTACATCGGTCCTGCTACTGATTTCAACTATGACCACCAACATCTTGGTACTGGCCCCCAAACACTACTTGAAATTGCTGAGGGCCACCACCCATTCTCCAAGACTATATCAAATGCCAAAAACCCTGTTATCATTGTTGGTGCTGGAATCTTCGAGAGAAAGGACCAGGATGCAATTTTTGCAGCTATTGAAACCATTGCAAAACAAGGGAAGGTTGTCAGACCTGATTGGAACGGCCTTAATGTATTACTTCTTCATGCTGCCCAGGCTGCTGCACTTGACCTTGGACTTGTGCCTCAATCTGAAAAAAGTCTCGAGTCTGCAAAATTTGTATATTTGATGGGTGCCGATGATATAAACTTGGACAAGATCCCAGCTGATTCTTTTGTTGTTTATCAAGGTCACCATGGTGACAAGAGTGTTTATCGTGCCAACATCATTTTGCCAGCTGCAGCATTCAGTGAGAAGGAAGGAACCTATGAAAATACTGAAGGATGCACTCAACAAACTCTGCCTGCAGTTCCAACAGTTGGTGACTCCAGGGATGATTGGAAGATAATTCGGGCTCTGTCTGAGGTGTCTGGAATCGATTTGCCCTATGATTCAGTTGGTGCTGTTCGTGCTCGAATCAAGATTGTAGCCCCAAACCTACTGCGCCAAGATGAGAGAGAACCAGCTACATTGCCATCTTCTTTGAGGCCAACCTTCAATACTAAGATGGATACCACTGCATTTGGGACTGCCGTAGAGAATTTCTATATGACCGATGCAATTACCAGGGCTTCCAAGATAATGGCACAGTGCAGTGCACTGTTGAAGAAATGA
- the LOC107631247 gene encoding centromere protein V gives MDAETVVHTGGCHCKSVRWKVVAPSSIVAWDCNCSDCSMRGNTHFVVPAVNFQLLGESSKFITTYTFGTHTAKHTFCKICGISSFYHPRSNPDGVAVTFRCVDPGTLTHVEVRKADGKNWESWFNQSDISSFSKVQK, from the coding sequence ATGGATGCTGAAACAGTGGTGCATACCGGAGGTTGCCATTGCAAGAGTGTGAGGTGGAAAGTGGTTGCTCCTTCAAGTATTGTTGCATGGGACTGCAACTGCTCTGACTGCTCCATGAGAGGCAATACTCATTTTGTTGTGCCTGCTGTCAATTTTCAGCTTTTAGGGGAATCTTCCAAGTTTATTACAACTTACACCTTCGGCACTCACACTGCAAAGCACACATTCTGCAAGATCTGCGGTATAAGCTCGTTCTATCATCCGCGGTCAAACCCGGATGGTGTTGCGGTTACTTTCAGATGTGTGGACCCTGGAACATTGACTCACGTTGAAGTCAGGAAGGCTGATGGCAAGAACTGGGAGAGCTGGTTTAATCAGTCAGACATCTCTTCATTTTCAAAGGTTCAGAAGTAA
- the LOC107633741 gene encoding sugar transport protein 12-like has translation MAKIKDEKIKDAVFSMGSLKAPGPDGLNGLFFQQHWDILIKEVCAVVRQIFEDSSLPEDLGETIVVLIPKVSQPKSLNHLRPINCCAQEEEIYQLIQIINKYTEASRQIINTEKSGLIFGSQYDLGISGGVTSMDPFLKKFFPDVYAKEHNIKPIDNQYCKFDSQVLTLFTSSLYLAALVASIFASKVSRAFGRRLTMISGGVLFLGGASLNGFAQQVLMLIVGCMLLGFGIGCANQSVPIYVSEVAPYKYRGALNMLFQLAITIGIFVANILNYLFAKMENGKGWRYRLGLAGVPAIMIIISAMFLPDSPNSLIERGQAEKAKEEPLKICGTNDVDEEFKDLVAASEASKQVKHPWSSLLKSEYMPHLTMAIAIPFFQQLTGMNVITFYAPVLFKTIGFGGTASLMPAMITGGCNALATLVSIFTVDKVGRRKLFLEGGAQMFICQLVIAAAIGSKFGTDENPGVLPKWFALTVVVFICIYVGGFAWSWGPLGWLVPSEIFSLEVRSAAQSVNVSVNMIFTFAIAQVFTAMLCHMKFGLFIFFALFVIVMSIFIYKFLPETKSVPIEENSLVWENHPYWNEFVKSSAQKNKIAAPDSQV, from the exons ATGGCAAAGATCAAAGACGAGAAAATTAAGGACGCAGTCTTTAGTATGGGAAGCTTAAAAGCTCCGGGGCCAGATGGTTTAAACGGATTATTCTTTCAACAGCATTGGGATATTCTGATTAAAGAAGTGTGTGCTGTGGTGAGACAGATTTTTGAAGACAGTAGCTTACCAGAGGACTTAGGAGAAACAATTGTTGTTTTGATTCCCAAAGTGAGTCAACCGAAAAGCCTGAATCACCTCAGACCCATCAACTGTT GTGCGCAAGAAGAGGAGATTTATCAACTAATTCAGATCATAAACAAATATACGGAGGCATCAAGACAAATAATTAATACTGAGAAATCCGGACTGATTTTTGGAAGTCAG TATGACTTAGGCATTTCAGGTGGAGTCACCTCCATGGATCCTTTTCTGAAGAAATTCTTTCCTGATGTGTATGCAAAGGAGCACAACATTAAGCCCATTGATAACCAATATTGTAAATTTGATAGCCAAGTGCTCACACTCTTCACTTCCTCTCTCTATTTGGCTGCTCTTGTGGCCTCAATCTTTGCATCCAAGGTAAGTCGAGCCTTCGGTAGGCGCCTCACCATGATCTCCGGCGGTGTTCTCTTTCTCGGCGGTGCATCTTTGAACGGCTTCGCCCAGCAAGTTTTGATGCTTATTGTTGGCTGCATGTTGCTAGGTTTTGGAATCGGATGCGCTAATCAG TCTGTGCCGATCTACGTGTCCGAGGTTGCTCCATACAAATACAGAGGAGCACTTAACATGTTGTTTCAATTGGCAATCACCATTGGCATTTTTGTTGCCAATATTCTGAACTACCTTTTTGCCAAGATGGAGAACGGCAAAGGGTGGCGCTATAGGTTAGGTTTGGCAGGAGTCCCTGCAATAATGATCATCATCAGTGCAATGTTTCTTCCTGACTCACCAAACTCGTTGATCGAGCGTGGACAAGCTGAGAAGGCCAAGGAGGAACCCCTCAAGATTTGTGGAACCAATGATGTTGACGAGGAGTTTAAGGATCTTGTTGCTGCCAGTGAAGCCTCCAAACAGGTCAAGCATCCTTGGTCTTCTTTGCTCAAAAGTGAGTACATGCCTCACCTCACCATGGCCATAGCCATTCCCTTCTTCCAACAACTCACTGGCATGAATGTCATCACATTCTATGCTCCTGTTTTGTTCAAAACTATTGGCTTTGGTGGAACTGCTTCCCTTATGCCTGCCATGATTACCGGAGGTTGTAACGCCCTTGCCACCCTTGTTTCCATCTTTACCGTTGATAAGGTTGGCAGACGAAAGCTTTTTCTCGAAGGTGGTGCTCAAATGTTTATCTGTCAG CTTGTGATTGCAGCTGCAATAGGTAGCAAATTTGGAACAGATGAAAACCCTGGAGTTCTTCCCAAGTGGTTTGCCTTAACTGTTGTGGTATTCATATGTATTTACGTGGGTGGATTTGCATGGTCGTGGGGTCCACTAGGATGGTTGGTACCCAGTGAAATATTCTCACTTGAAGTTCGATCGGCGGCTCAGAGCGTCAACGTTTCAGTTAATATGATCTTCACCTTTGCCATTGCCCAAGTTTTCACTGCGATGTTGTGCCATATGAAGTTCGGGCTCTTCATCTTCTTTGCATTATTTGTGATTGTTATGAGTATCTTTATCTACAAGTTCTTGCCAGAGACAAAGAGTGTTCCCATTGAAGAAAATTCTCTTGTGTGGGAAAATCATCCATATTGGAACGAATTCGTCAAGTCCTCTGCTCAAAAGAACAAAATTGCTGCTCCAGATTCTCAAGTTTAG